A single Spiroplasma floricola 23-6 DNA region contains:
- a CDS encoding glycosyl hydrolase family 18 protein → MRKKIYLLSVLGLIGVPATYTTSCSLLNNNISNLLKNTDIGTLKNNESVTISEAVIKKNSGLSKDDFIVKDIKNDSAIIEGISKYSGNIKVTFKVIRKLDEVLKNPNLGEINNNSQETIKRAIISNNLELKESDFILTNINSNSAIVQGQNDYEGEVKITFAIAKQEKIELSTLLKNTNLGILEDNKSSTILKVILQKNSGLSENDFTINQITKSSAIVSGINKYNGNVTVSFSIRNRVELSTILTNTNLGVLNSKDSKTIKKSIIEKNQNLTEDDFMLESISMNSAVAVGINNYIGKVNVLFQLSAVKPDSIQLKEAIKQTNLGTIVSSEPEEILKGLKIKNPNIDTNFLGVRWNGANGGNGWGNVYSLDKSVYIDVQDSGVDVSFTVDESLESTPLSQVITNTNLGMINSNDQNTILQVVKQKNSSLETKYVEVINIGDNQAIIKSTNIRKYKGQVSVKFTIDTSNAMDLANVVTNRTLGLINSNDQDALKSAVYNKNQQLDINSIKFIDILADSALIVSTNPAKYKGNVRVTFSVDNSNAIDLKTVISKTNLGGIPDSYQSSIKRTLKYLNSSLDESSIKATQISKEKATIVSTNPAKYKGSVDVIFEVKTLVGYWYEWGGAFENKMALDQIDSRYNVIDVSFLYSQHPYAMPTYQPNNPSVIKQAIKKLQSQGRRVLISMGGATGGEMLFRSNQKDELKAAIKQTVEEYGFDGLDLDWEGNSLASSESQKVTSDALKEIKDEYKKENRDFIITMAPELPYLRKAGYAGKSYGTFLNELKDYYDWINPQYYNGWGDGPTVDAQDAAKVGVSAGTIISNDNKEKRGEFFYLVTKYMTSRPGGVDNYFQISPDKFVIGAATNEPAGRGAATKDAINKAFNLLKEDSIHIRGLMTWSVLWDGFEGMIPDQYGSTVAKVEWKRWSYAKWYEDSFGKLKNK, encoded by the coding sequence ATGAGAAAAAAAATATATCTATTATCTGTTTTAGGACTTATTGGGGTGCCAGCTACATATACAACATCATGTAGCTTATTAAATAACAATATCAGTAATTTATTGAAAAACACTGATATTGGAACATTGAAAAATAATGAATCTGTAACAATCTCTGAAGCTGTCATTAAAAAGAATAGCGGTTTATCAAAAGATGATTTTATAGTTAAAGATATTAAAAATGATTCAGCAATTATTGAGGGTATTAGTAAATATTCAGGAAATATTAAAGTAACATTTAAAGTTATAAGAAAATTAGATGAAGTTTTAAAAAATCCAAATTTAGGGGAAATAAATAATAATAGTCAAGAAACTATTAAAAGAGCTATTATTAGTAATAATCTTGAATTAAAGGAAAGTGATTTTATTTTAACTAATATTAATAGCAATTCTGCTATTGTACAGGGACAGAATGATTATGAAGGAGAAGTTAAAATTACTTTTGCTATTGCAAAACAAGAAAAAATAGAGTTGAGTACACTTTTAAAAAATACTAATTTAGGAATTCTTGAAGATAATAAAAGCTCTACAATTTTAAAAGTTATTCTTCAAAAAAATAGTGGTCTAAGTGAAAATGACTTTACAATTAATCAAATAACTAAAAGTTCTGCTATAGTTAGTGGAATAAATAAATATAATGGAAATGTAACAGTGAGTTTTTCAATAAGGAATAGAGTTGAATTAAGTACAATTCTTACAAATACAAACTTAGGAGTTTTAAATAGCAAGGATTCTAAAACTATTAAAAAATCTATTATAGAAAAAAATCAAAATTTAACTGAAGATGATTTTATGTTAGAATCTATTTCAATGAATTCAGCTGTTGCAGTTGGAATTAACAATTATATAGGAAAAGTTAATGTTTTATTTCAACTTTCAGCTGTTAAACCAGATTCAATACAATTAAAAGAAGCAATAAAACAAACTAATTTAGGAACAATTGTTTCATCAGAACCTGAAGAAATTTTAAAAGGACTTAAAATAAAAAATCCAAATATTGACACTAATTTTCTTGGTGTAAGATGAAATGGTGCAAATGGAGGAAATGGTTGAGGAAATGTATATTCATTAGATAAATCAGTTTATATAGATGTTCAAGATAGTGGAGTGGATGTTTCTTTCACTGTAGATGAGTCATTAGAAAGTACACCTCTTTCACAAGTGATTACAAATACAAACTTAGGTATGATAAATTCAAATGATCAAAATACAATATTGCAAGTTGTAAAACAAAAAAATTCTAGTTTAGAAACAAAATATGTGGAAGTTATTAATATTGGTGATAACCAAGCAATTATAAAATCAACTAATATCAGAAAGTATAAAGGTCAAGTTAGTGTAAAATTCACAATAGATACATCAAATGCTATGGATTTAGCAAATGTTGTTACAAACAGAACACTAGGATTAATTAACTCAAATGATCAAGATGCACTAAAATCAGCTGTTTATAATAAAAATCAACAACTTGACATTAACAGTATCAAATTTATTGATATATTAGCAGATAGTGCTTTAATTGTTTCTACAAATCCTGCTAAATATAAAGGTAATGTAAGAGTAACATTTAGTGTTGATAATTCTAATGCAATAGATTTAAAAACAGTAATTTCTAAAACAAATCTTGGAGGTATTCCAGATAGTTATCAATCTTCAATTAAAAGAACTTTAAAATATTTAAACTCTTCATTAGATGAGAGTTCAATAAAAGCAACACAAATTTCAAAAGAAAAAGCAACAATTGTTTCTACGAATCCTGCTAAATATAAAGGAAGTGTTGATGTTATTTTTGAAGTAAAAACACTTGTAGGTTATTGATATGAGTGAGGAGGAGCATTTGAAAATAAAATGGCTCTTGATCAAATTGATTCTAGATACAATGTTATAGATGTTTCATTTTTATATTCACAACATCCTTATGCAATGCCAACATATCAACCAAATAATCCTAGTGTAATTAAACAAGCAATTAAAAAATTGCAAAGTCAAGGAAGAAGAGTTTTAATTTCAATGGGAGGAGCAACAGGGGGAGAAATGCTATTTAGAAGTAATCAAAAAGATGAACTTAAAGCAGCAATAAAACAAACTGTTGAAGAATATGGTTTTGATGGACTTGATCTTGACTGAGAAGGAAATTCACTAGCAAGTAGTGAATCACAAAAAGTTACATCAGATGCATTAAAAGAAATTAAAGATGAGTATAAAAAAGAAAATAGAGACTTTATAATCACAATGGCACCAGAATTACCTTATCTGCGTAAAGCTGGTTATGCTGGTAAAAGTTATGGAACTTTCTTAAATGAGTTAAAAGATTACTATGATTGAATAAATCCACAATATTATAATGGTTGAGGAGATGGACCAACAGTTGATGCCCAAGATGCAGCTAAAGTTGGTGTATCAGCTGGAACAATTATTTCAAATGATAATAAAGAAAAACGTGGAGAGTTCTTTTATTTAGTAACTAAATATATGACTTCAAGACCAGGGGGAGTAGATAATTATTTCCAAATTTCTCCTGATAAATTTGTTATTGG
- a CDS encoding lipoprotein, with amino-acid sequence MKKLLSILATIGFVSSSTVSVVACGTKEKSKDNSKPEESQKEDLNEIIKDFQDEVTKIYNTHMKNEVIQNLIGLQETENNYLFIKKDNIIAFSNKEKDITPENKKQIENDENLILRSKLLAEKLNELKKVNKYKVILDEVDSVFEGIEVIYNDNFKIKSGELSQGVYIGNFINEYKVNIKYKGKNDIEKFEIRDTLKYTSTDSETFKLAGDNLAKNIEKDFLVSNEMKKYSNFEWKNIKNNKNFYEGYGEFSNEIKNYINSNNEYKNNLINFIKKNYFTSFENLTLEFNKNSIYVDSIFKTNLLNVFETKSSKSFEDYTKSEQGSEKIFKTIFRNDPNSELNTQTLKELYFTNDNMNKWNKELTTLKSNYLKNLKLTDQQSNLIENSNEYIKADSIGNLKLKGATITIGSGNNKYIHELSDFNLSVTYNASSKTEEKIELLSEFTSKVIIKGMHNFYEIDSNFKYPEFNSNQDYLMNIGSKEIISQMKEDDIRSKPSKSGGNLNRIFWSLWDSFKSSQNSKEFINNLNIYNMLNKNLSLVYLINSNSSNNLYDLESSNKGSYYNNKIEYVLNENDISFIPAKSGAKDKNPDSITFKLGYLAVNFKYEKLFKLSESQETKAFIKFM; translated from the coding sequence ATGAAAAAATTATTAAGTATATTGGCAACAATTGGATTTGTATCATCTTCAACTGTTAGTGTAGTTGCTTGTGGTACAAAAGAAAAATCAAAAGATAACTCTAAGCCAGAAGAATCTCAAAAAGAAGACTTAAATGAGATTATAAAAGATTTTCAAGATGAAGTTACAAAAATTTACAACACCCATATGAAAAATGAAGTTATTCAAAATCTTATAGGTCTACAAGAAACAGAGAATAACTATTTGTTTATTAAAAAAGATAATATAATAGCTTTTTCAAATAAAGAAAAAGATATAACACCAGAGAATAAAAAACAAATAGAAAATGATGAAAATCTAATTTTAAGATCAAAATTATTGGCAGAAAAATTAAATGAGTTAAAAAAAGTAAATAAATATAAAGTTATTTTAGATGAAGTTGACTCAGTTTTTGAAGGAATAGAAGTTATTTACAATGATAATTTTAAAATAAAATCAGGAGAGTTATCTCAGGGAGTTTATATAGGGAACTTTATAAATGAATATAAAGTAAATATAAAATATAAAGGAAAAAATGATATTGAGAAATTTGAAATTAGAGATACTTTAAAATATACTTCAACAGATAGTGAAACTTTTAAATTAGCAGGAGATAATCTAGCAAAAAATATTGAAAAGGATTTTTTAGTTTCAAATGAAATGAAAAAGTATTCTAATTTTGAATGAAAGAATATAAAAAATAATAAAAACTTTTATGAAGGGTATGGAGAATTTTCAAATGAGATAAAAAATTATATAAATTCAAATAATGAGTATAAGAATAATTTAATTAACTTTATTAAAAAAAATTATTTCACAAGCTTTGAAAATTTAACTTTAGAGTTTAATAAAAACAGTATTTATGTTGATTCAATTTTTAAAACTAACTTACTAAATGTATTTGAAACTAAAAGTTCAAAGTCTTTTGAAGATTATACAAAGTCAGAACAAGGTTCTGAGAAAATTTTTAAAACTATTTTTAGAAATGATCCAAATAGTGAATTAAATACTCAAACTTTAAAAGAGCTTTATTTTACAAATGATAATATGAATAAGTGAAATAAAGAATTGACTACTTTAAAAAGTAATTATCTTAAAAATTTAAAGTTAACAGATCAACAAAGCAACTTAATTGAAAACTCCAATGAGTATATAAAGGCAGATTCAATAGGAAATCTTAAATTGAAAGGGGCAACTATTACAATAGGTTCAGGAAATAATAAATATATTCATGAGTTATCTGATTTTAATTTATCTGTAACATATAATGCTTCTTCAAAAACTGAAGAGAAAATTGAATTATTAAGTGAGTTTACTTCAAAAGTTATAATAAAAGGAATGCATAATTTTTATGAAATAGATTCAAATTTTAAATACCCTGAGTTTAATTCCAATCAAGATTACTTAATGAACATTGGAAGTAAAGAAATTATTTCTCAAATGAAAGAAGATGATATTAGATCCAAACCTTCTAAAAGTGGAGGAAATTTAAATAGAATATTTTGAAGTCTTTGAGATAGTTTTAAATCTTCACAAAATTCTAAGGAATTTATTAATAATTTAAATATTTATAATATGTTAAATAAAAATTTATCATTAGTATATTTAATTAATTCAAACAGCTCAAACAATTTATATGATTTAGAGTCATCAAATAAAGGAAGTTATTATAATAATAAAATTGAATATGTTTTAAATGAAAATGATATATCTTTTATTCCTGCAAAAAGTGGAGCAAAGGATAAAAATCCAGATTCTATTACATTTAAATTAGGTTATTTAGCAGTTAATTTTAAGTATGAGAAACTGTTTAAATTATCTGAAAGTCAAGAGACCAAAGCATTTATTAAATTTATGTAG
- a CDS encoding lipoprotein: MKKLLSVLATIGLVSTSTVSVVACGTKEKSTDNFKPEEPQKEDLNEIIKDFQDEVTKIYNSHMKSEVIGNLIGLQETEKNYLFIKKDNIIAFSNKEKDITAENKKQIENDENLILRSKLLAEKLNELKKVNKYKVILDEVDSIFDGVEVIYNDNFKIKSGELSQGVYIGNFINEYKVNIKYKGKNDIEKFEIRNTLKYTSTDSETFKLAGDNLAKNIEKDFLVSNEMKKYSNFEWKNIRNNKNSYEGYGEFSNEIKSYINSSDEYKNNLINFIKQNYFTSFQNLILEFNKNNIYIDSSFKTNLLNVFETKSSKSFEDYTKSNQNSEKIFKTIFRNDPNSELNTQTLKELYFTNDNMDKWNKELITLKSNYLKNLKLTDQQTNLIEKSNEYIRADSIGNLKLKGATITIGSGNNKYIHELSDFNLSVTYNASSKTEDKIELLSEFTSKVIIKGMHNFYGIDSNFKYPEFNSNQDYLMNIESRDIVLNIKEYIKSTTSKFSGDIDPPFWSLWNNIKYQKKKEFISNLNIFNMLNEKISWVYLILPNYSTNLVTLQKSNSVTMYNNKIDYVLNENNISFIPAKSGVKDKNPDSITFKFGYLAVNFKYEKLFKLSEKQESKTFVKFV; the protein is encoded by the coding sequence GACTTGTATCAACATCAACTGTTAGTGTAGTTGCTTGTGGTACAAAAGAAAAATCAACAGATAACTTTAAACCAGAAGAACCTCAAAAAGAAGACTTAAATGAGATTATAAAAGATTTTCAAGATGAAGTTACAAAAATTTACAATAGCCATATGAAAAGTGAAGTGATTGGAAATCTTATAGGTTTACAAGAAACAGAGAAAAACTATTTGTTTATTAAAAAAGATAATATAATAGCTTTTTCAAATAAGGAAAAAGATATAACAGCTGAAAATAAAAAACAAATAGAAAATGATGAGAATCTAATTTTAAGATCAAAATTATTGGCAGAAAAATTAAATGAGTTAAAAAAAGTAAATAAATATAAAGTTATTTTAGATGAAGTTGACTCAATATTTGATGGAGTAGAAGTTATTTATAATGATAATTTTAAAATAAAATCAGGAGAGTTATCTCAGGGAGTTTATATAGGGAACTTTATAAATGAATATAAAGTAAATATAAAATACAAAGGAAAAAATGATATTGAAAAATTTGAAATTAGAAATACTTTAAAATATACTTCAACAGATAGTGAAACATTTAAATTAGCAGGAGATAATCTAGCAAAAAATATTGAAAAGGACTTTTTAGTTTCAAATGAAATGAAAAAATACTCTAATTTTGAATGAAAGAACATAAGAAATAATAAAAACTCTTATGAAGGGTATGGAGAATTTTCAAATGAGATAAAAAGTTATATAAATTCAAGTGATGAGTATAAGAATAATTTAATTAATTTTATTAAGCAAAATTATTTTACAAGTTTTCAAAATTTAATTTTAGAGTTCAATAAAAACAATATTTATATAGATTCAAGTTTTAAAACTAACTTACTAAATGTATTTGAAACTAAAAGTTCAAAGTCATTTGAAGATTATACAAAATCAAATCAAAATTCTGAAAAAATTTTTAAAACTATTTTTAGAAATGATCCAAATAGTGAATTAAATACTCAAACTTTAAAAGAGCTTTATTTTACAAATGATAATATGGATAAGTGAAATAAAGAATTGATTACATTAAAAAGTAATTATCTTAAAAATTTAAAGTTAACAGATCAGCAAACTAATTTAATTGAAAAATCTAATGAATATATTAGGGCAGACTCAATAGGAAATCTTAAATTGAAAGGGGCAACTATTACAATAGGTTCAGGAAATAATAAATATATTCATGAGTTATCTGATTTTAATTTATCTGTAACATATAATGCTTCTTCAAAAACTGAAGATAAAATTGAATTATTAAGTGAGTTTACTTCAAAAGTTATAATAAAAGGAATGCATAATTTTTATGGAATAGATTCAAATTTTAAATATCCTGAGTTTAATTCTAATCAAGATTACTTAATGAATATTGAAAGTAGAGATATAGTTTTAAATATAAAAGAATATATTAAATCTACTACTTCAAAATTTTCAGGAGATATAGATCCACCTTTTTGAAGTCTTTGAAATAATATAAAGTATCAAAAAAAGAAAGAGTTTATTAGTAATTTAAATATTTTCAATATGTTAAATGAAAAAATATCTTGAGTATATTTAATTTTACCAAACTATTCAACAAACTTAGTTACCTTGCAAAAATCAAATTCCGTAACTATGTATAATAATAAAATTGATTATGTTTTAAATGAAAATAATATATCTTTTATTCCTGCAAAAAGTGGGGTCAAGGATAAAAATCCTGATTCAATTACATTTAAATTTGGTTATTTAGCAGTTAATTTTAAGTATGAGAAATTATTTAAATTATCTGAAAAACAAGAATCAAAAACATTTGTGAAATTTGTATAG